The proteins below come from a single Desulfovibrio aminophilus genomic window:
- a CDS encoding gamma-glutamylcyclotransferase family protein translates to MNRKHSVFVYGTLKQGKPNHFFLRGARFLGRAATVEPYALFEDEYPIVSKTPEVGPVFGEVYELDGKTLRRLDVLEHHPDIYRREMVPVRLDGGGVREAWLYFHPEPTGRLIPSGEWSGLELDSDDEPPVSG, encoded by the coding sequence GTGAACCGGAAGCACTCCGTCTTCGTCTACGGGACGCTGAAACAGGGCAAGCCCAACCATTTCTTCCTGCGCGGGGCCCGCTTCCTGGGACGGGCCGCAACCGTGGAGCCCTACGCCCTCTTCGAGGACGAATACCCCATCGTGTCCAAAACCCCGGAGGTCGGCCCGGTCTTCGGCGAGGTCTACGAGCTGGACGGGAAGACGTTGCGGCGGCTGGACGTGCTGGAGCACCACCCGGACATCTACCGCCGGGAGATGGTGCCGGTGCGGCTGGATGGCGGTGGGGTCCGGGAGGCCTGGCTCTACTTCCATCCCGAGCCCACGGGCAGGCTCATCCCCTCGGGCGAATGGTCCGGCCTGGAGCTGGATTCCGACGACGAGCCGCCGGTTTCCGGCTGA